The sequence below is a genomic window from Lolium perenne isolate Kyuss_39 chromosome 7, Kyuss_2.0, whole genome shotgun sequence.
AGGCCATCGTGGGATGCTCGTCGCAACCAAGCTGCCTTGCCGCCCATACGGCGATGGCCGTCAGGGAGGACAGCAGCAGCAGCCACGGGTCTGGTAATTCTGTGGTCGGAGCGAATGGGCATGCTGGGGATGCTGCGGACCAAACAGCTTGTGCGTCCCTCGCCGGTGCAAGTGAGGCGAGTGGATGCGCCCTCGTCTCTGGGTGGAAGAGGAGGTACGAGAACCTTCTTCGTGCGGGATAGACGTTTAATTTTGTTCCTGCTTGTAGAACCTCTAATTGCGTTTCGTCTGCTCATTGGGACAAACTTGGGTGTTCATATGGTTAGTTTCTGGGAGCGCATTTGGCACAGATAGATTTTGGTAGGTAGTCAGCTTTCAGGTAATTGCCTTGGTGGTGTTAGGAATAGGATCCTCTGGGTTTGCAGGAATTTTTCAAAAATGATGCGGTGGCTGAATTCCATCTGATAATGAGCCGGATAATGGGGGTGGAAGGGGGCTTATTGCTTTCGACGGAACTTACAGATAATGGCGACGGTCCGTCTGATGGATTCATGGTCGCTCTACGGGTTCAACTTGCTTGACAAAGTAATAAATGTGCTGAACCCTCTCTACCAGGGCGCAACCGATGCATCATTCGTGTCAAAACACGGTGACTCGACTAAGTGCTTGCTGACTGGGctgagactgctcatagtgggagtaacatagctagtaacatcacacatctcaaggcattttggtgacatggcatgcgaataaatgaagaaagagagtgaggtgg
It includes:
- the LOC127317515 gene encoding uncharacterized protein, producing MEAVFFGDLEPSLQTLLAQGGGCVGEVEAIVGCSSQPSCLAAHTAMAVREDSSSSHGSGNSVVGANGHAGDAADQTACASLAGASEASGCALVSGWKRRDKCPN